A genomic window from Mesorhizobium sp. 131-2-1 includes:
- a CDS encoding heparinase II/III family protein produces MAIAAGSTTRLWTLVAKEFWRKTRRRLRAGPVYRWRYSGRTPERVLIAPPDLRLADPQIALEIYYGRYPLSGHLVETGGKSPFQIDVPNRGWQKTLHGFRWLRHMRAAGTELAAANARALVSDWIAMHGNQISGIAWEPGTTAKRVIAWLQHSSVVLQGAEFPFYRAFLKSLAVQIRYLRSMARAMPDGKDRLRARIALAFAALSLPAPASALRGATRNLAAELDRQILPDGGHISRNPMTVLELLADLLPLRQTYANQAETPPPALMGAIDRMLPALRFFRHQDGSLARFNGMGATIHDRIATILRHDDTVGAPLLHAPHSGYERLSMGGVTVIADTGLPPPVDVSNAAHAGCLAFEMSSGRQHYIVNAGIDTYGAAEFRPLARATAAHSTATVNDTSSARFSHSLRVNDLLGSPLIGGPQHVPCKRTDQKGSQGFLARHDGYAQRFGFLHEREMKLSSNGNVLTGRDRFLRPGGAAIRNNGRDFVAVRFHVHPDISLLQDEHDRLVLTADQGDTWVFTCTEIVPEVEESIYFAGLGGPRRSRQIVLAFKASEISEVHWQVTRTTIAGYPENN; encoded by the coding sequence TTGGCAATCGCTGCCGGCAGCACGACGCGGCTATGGACGCTTGTTGCGAAGGAGTTCTGGCGTAAGACCCGCCGGCGTTTGCGCGCCGGGCCGGTCTATCGCTGGCGCTATTCTGGCCGCACGCCCGAACGCGTCCTGATCGCGCCGCCGGACCTCAGGCTCGCCGACCCGCAGATCGCGCTCGAAATCTACTACGGCCGCTATCCGCTGTCGGGACATCTGGTCGAGACCGGCGGCAAATCGCCCTTCCAGATCGACGTGCCCAATCGCGGCTGGCAAAAGACGCTGCATGGCTTTCGCTGGCTGCGCCATATGCGCGCCGCCGGCACCGAGCTCGCCGCCGCCAATGCCCGCGCGCTGGTCTCCGACTGGATCGCCATGCATGGCAACCAGATTTCCGGCATCGCCTGGGAGCCCGGCACCACGGCCAAGCGCGTGATCGCATGGCTGCAGCATTCCTCCGTCGTGCTGCAGGGGGCCGAATTTCCCTTCTATCGCGCCTTTCTCAAATCGCTTGCCGTGCAGATCCGTTATCTGCGCTCGATGGCGCGAGCGATGCCCGACGGCAAGGACAGGCTGCGCGCCCGTATCGCGCTCGCCTTCGCCGCTCTGTCGCTGCCGGCGCCGGCATCGGCGTTGCGCGGCGCCACCCGCAATCTCGCCGCGGAGCTCGACCGCCAGATTCTTCCCGACGGCGGCCACATCTCGCGCAACCCGATGACGGTTCTGGAGTTGCTCGCCGACCTCCTGCCGCTGCGCCAGACCTATGCCAACCAGGCCGAGACGCCGCCGCCGGCCTTGATGGGCGCCATCGACCGCATGCTGCCGGCGCTGCGCTTCTTCCGCCACCAGGACGGCAGCCTCGCCCGCTTCAACGGCATGGGCGCGACCATCCACGACCGCATCGCCACCATCCTGCGCCATGACGACACCGTCGGCGCGCCGCTGCTGCACGCGCCGCATTCCGGCTATGAGCGCCTGTCGATGGGCGGCGTCACCGTCATCGCCGACACCGGCCTGCCGCCGCCCGTCGACGTCTCCAACGCCGCCCACGCCGGCTGCCTCGCCTTCGAGATGTCCTCCGGTCGTCAGCACTATATCGTCAATGCCGGCATCGACACCTATGGCGCCGCCGAGTTCCGGCCGCTGGCCCGCGCCACCGCCGCCCATTCGACCGCCACTGTCAACGACACCTCCTCGGCGCGCTTCAGCCATTCGCTGCGCGTCAACGACCTGCTCGGCTCGCCGCTGATCGGCGGCCCGCAGCATGTGCCCTGCAAACGCACCGACCAGAAGGGCAGCCAGGGTTTCCTCGCCCGCCATGACGGCTATGCCCAACGCTTCGGCTTCCTGCACGAGCGCGAAATGAAACTGTCGAGCAACGGCAATGTTCTGACGGGCCGGGACCGCTTCCTGCGCCCCGGCGGGGCCGCGATCCGCAACAATGGCCGCGACTTCGTCGCCGTGCGCTTCCATGTCCACCCCGATATCAGCCTGCTGCAGGACGAGCATGACCGCCTGGTGCTCACCGCCGACCAGGGCGACACCTGGGTGTTCACCTGCACCGAAATCGTGCCCGAGGTGGAGGAATCGATCTATTTCGCCGGGCTCGGCGGGCCTCGCCGCAGCCGGCAGATCGTGCTTGCCTTCAAGGCCTCGGAGATATCGGAAGTCCACTGGCAAGTGACGCGCACGACCATCGCCGGCTATCCGGAAAACAACTGA
- a CDS encoding RsmB/NOP family class I SAM-dependent RNA methyltransferase, which produces MVVSGAKRRQRTPGDHEKSADGDAVAGLAARKAAARLLAAVIDARTPLDGLTDHENGHPQYRALDMRDRALVRAILVTALRHRMTITGLLARRLEKPLPQNATALSHILHMAAAQILFLDIPDSAAVDLAVTHAKSDPRTLRFSGLVNGVLRTLARAKDAELAPALAATEEAPAWFSGRLKAAYGADKAAAILAAHRHEAPVDFTVKSDSALWAERLGGIVLPTGTVRVERLAAPVIELPGFAEGAWWVQDAAASLPARLFGDIKGLRVADLCAAPGGKTAQLILAGARVTAVDTSKNRLARLAQNLARLGLTAELVQTDLLDYRPAELFDAVLLDAPCSSTGTVRRHPDVPWTKTMADVEKLAALQRRLLARAVDLVRPGGRIVFSNCSLDPLEGEELYRAFLAETADVADDPVRPGEIAGIDPFLTAEGTLRTTPADLPHESPGLSGLDGFFAARLRRAG; this is translated from the coding sequence GTGGTCGTGAGCGGCGCCAAACGCCGGCAGCGCACCCCAGGCGATCATGAGAAGAGCGCGGACGGCGACGCGGTCGCCGGCCTCGCGGCGCGCAAGGCGGCGGCGCGGCTGCTTGCCGCCGTCATCGACGCCCGCACGCCGCTCGACGGCCTGACCGATCACGAGAACGGCCACCCGCAATACAGGGCGCTCGACATGCGCGACCGCGCGCTGGTGCGCGCCATACTGGTCACCGCGCTGCGCCACCGCATGACGATCACCGGGCTGCTGGCGCGGCGGCTGGAAAAGCCGCTGCCGCAGAACGCGACCGCGCTGTCGCATATTTTGCATATGGCGGCGGCGCAGATCCTGTTCCTCGACATTCCCGACAGCGCCGCCGTCGACCTTGCCGTGACCCACGCCAAGTCCGATCCGCGCACGCTGCGCTTTTCCGGCCTCGTCAACGGAGTGCTGCGCACGCTGGCGCGCGCCAAGGACGCCGAGCTTGCCCCGGCGCTGGCCGCCACCGAGGAAGCGCCGGCATGGTTTTCCGGCCGGCTGAAGGCCGCCTACGGCGCCGACAAGGCGGCAGCGATTCTCGCCGCCCATCGCCACGAGGCGCCCGTCGATTTTACGGTCAAGTCCGATTCGGCGCTCTGGGCCGAGCGGCTGGGCGGCATCGTCTTGCCGACCGGCACGGTGCGGGTGGAAAGACTGGCCGCGCCCGTCATCGAGCTGCCCGGTTTCGCCGAGGGCGCCTGGTGGGTGCAGGATGCGGCCGCCAGCCTGCCCGCCCGCCTGTTCGGCGACATCAAGGGCCTGCGCGTCGCCGACCTCTGCGCCGCCCCCGGCGGCAAGACGGCGCAGCTCATCCTTGCCGGCGCGCGCGTCACCGCCGTCGATACCTCGAAGAACCGGCTGGCGCGGCTGGCGCAAAATCTCGCTCGCCTCGGCCTTACAGCTGAGCTCGTGCAGACGGACCTGCTCGACTACCGGCCGGCTGAGCTGTTCGATGCCGTTCTGCTCGACGCGCCCTGCTCCTCGACCGGCACGGTGCGGCGGCATCCCGACGTGCCGTGGACCAAGACGATGGCCGATGTCGAAAAGCTCGCCGCGCTGCAGCGCAGGCTGCTCGCCCGCGCCGTCGACCTGGTCAGGCCCGGCGGCCGCATTGTCTTTTCCAACTGCTCGCTCGACCCGCTCGAAGGCGAGGAACTCTATCGCGCCTTCCTTGCCGAGACGGCCGATGTTGCCGACGATCCGGTCCGCCCCGGCGAGATCGCCGGCATCGATCCGTTCCTGACGGCCGAGGGCACGCTGCGCACCACGCCGGCCGATCTGCCGCACGAATCGCCAGGATTGTCCGGCCTCGACGGCTTCTTCGCCGCCCGCTTGCGACGCGCCGGCTAG
- the htpX gene encoding zinc metalloprotease HtpX: protein MNTLRTAMLLAAMTALFMGVGFLIGGTGGMMIALLFAAGMNLFSYWNADKMVLSMNRAVEVDEKNAPEFYAIVQALAKQAGLPMPKTYLIDNPQPNAFATGRNPENAAVAASTGLLERLSHEEVAAVMAHELAHIQHRDTLTMTIVATLAGAISMLGNFAFFFGGNRDNNNPFGFVGVLVAMLVAPFAAMIVQMAVSRTREYEADRRGAEICGNPLWLASALDKIARGAERIRNPDAERNPATAHLFIINPLHGERMDSLFSTHPNTDNRIAALQEMAREMGGRSQTAPRQAPEAQQADEQRPAGPWDRAASPAPPAEPARPRPNPWGRNPTGPKGPWS from the coding sequence ATGAACACCCTTCGTACCGCCATGCTTCTTGCCGCGATGACGGCGCTGTTCATGGGCGTCGGCTTCCTGATCGGCGGCACCGGCGGCATGATGATCGCGCTGCTGTTTGCCGCCGGCATGAATCTATTCAGCTACTGGAATGCCGACAAGATGGTGCTGTCGATGAACCGCGCCGTCGAGGTCGACGAGAAGAACGCGCCCGAGTTCTACGCCATCGTCCAGGCGCTGGCCAAGCAGGCCGGCCTGCCGATGCCGAAGACCTATCTGATCGACAATCCGCAACCCAACGCCTTCGCCACCGGCCGCAATCCCGAGAATGCCGCGGTGGCCGCGTCGACCGGACTGCTGGAACGCCTGTCGCATGAGGAAGTGGCGGCGGTGATGGCGCACGAGCTTGCCCACATCCAGCATCGCGACACGCTGACCATGACCATCGTCGCGACGCTGGCCGGCGCCATCTCGATGCTGGGCAACTTCGCCTTCTTCTTCGGCGGCAACCGCGACAACAACAACCCGTTCGGCTTCGTCGGCGTGCTGGTGGCGATGCTGGTCGCGCCCTTCGCCGCCATGATCGTGCAGATGGCGGTGAGCCGCACCCGTGAATACGAGGCCGACCGGCGCGGCGCCGAAATCTGCGGAAACCCGCTGTGGCTGGCATCGGCCCTTGACAAGATCGCCCGCGGAGCCGAACGCATCCGCAACCCGGATGCCGAGCGCAACCCGGCGACCGCGCATCTCTTCATCATCAATCCGCTGCATGGCGAGCGTATGGACAGTCTGTTCTCCACCCATCCGAACACCGACAACCGCATCGCCGCCCTGCAGGAAATGGCGCGCGAGATGGGCGGCCGATCGCAAACGGCTCCGCGCCAGGCTCCGGAAGCGCAACAGGCGGACGAGCAGCGCCCGGCGGGTCCTTGGGATCGGGCGGCATCGCCCGCGCCGCCGGCCGAACCGGCGCGGCCGAGACCCAATCCGTGGGGCCGCAATCCGACCGGCCCCAAGGGTCCGTGGTCGTGA
- a CDS encoding DUF1674 domain-containing protein, with product MTDQTSKADAAPASDAPQRALTPAASRALAEAEARRKAYREKEAALPKEIGGRGGKEPGRYGDWEVKGLTTDF from the coding sequence ATGACCGACCAGACCAGCAAAGCCGATGCCGCCCCGGCCAGCGACGCACCGCAAAGGGCACTGACGCCGGCGGCCAGCCGGGCGCTGGCGGAAGCCGAGGCAAGGCGCAAGGCGTATCGCGAAAAGGAAGCCGCGCTGCCGAAGGAAATCGGCGGCCGTGGCGGCAAGGAACCCGGCCGCTATGGCGACTGGGAGGTGAAGGGCCTGACCACCGATTTCTAA
- a CDS encoding HAD-IA family hydrolase — translation MFAGRKFAAFLFDMDGTVINSIAAAERVWTDWAQRQGLDVATFLPTIHGKRAIETIGELMLPGVDPVLEADALLKAEADDLEGIVPIAGAVAFLKSLPPERWAIATSAPRELALLRMKAAGIPVPAVIVAAEDVTRGKPAPDCFQLAARRLGFEAHDCLIFEDAPAGIAAAEAAGASLMVISATHTHPIATPHVSIASYDALGIAVDDTGWIFLEPQRDAA, via the coding sequence ATGTTTGCAGGCAGAAAATTCGCGGCCTTCCTGTTCGATATGGACGGCACGGTGATCAATTCCATCGCCGCGGCCGAAAGGGTGTGGACCGATTGGGCGCAGCGCCAGGGCCTCGACGTCGCGACCTTCCTGCCGACGATTCATGGCAAGCGTGCCATCGAGACCATCGGCGAGCTGATGCTTCCCGGCGTCGATCCCGTGCTCGAAGCCGACGCGCTGCTGAAGGCGGAGGCGGATGATCTCGAAGGCATCGTGCCGATCGCCGGCGCGGTGGCGTTTCTCAAGTCGCTGCCGCCTGAGCGCTGGGCGATCGCCACCTCTGCGCCACGTGAACTGGCGCTGCTGCGCATGAAGGCGGCCGGCATCCCCGTCCCCGCCGTGATCGTCGCGGCCGAGGACGTGACCCGCGGCAAGCCGGCGCCCGATTGCTTCCAGCTCGCGGCCAGGCGTCTCGGCTTCGAGGCGCATGATTGCCTCATCTTCGAGGATGCGCCGGCCGGCATCGCTGCGGCGGAAGCGGCGGGCGCTTCGTTGATGGTGATCAGCGCCACGCACACGCATCCGATCGCGACGCCGCACGTCAGCATCGCCTCCTACGACGCGCTCGGCATTGCTGTCGACGATACCGGCTGGATCTTCCTCGAGCCGCAGCGCGACGCGGCCTAG
- a CDS encoding transglutaminase-like domain-containing protein yields the protein MLIRLGYEIAIECVAATPIISLLEIHRERQADIKRQTRVLTSPSVPTRVYQDRHGNGCRRFTAPAGGFRILYDAVIEDSGEPDEVNTLARETPVAELPDDVLVYLLGSRYCETDHLSELAWRRFGHLPPGWARAQAIVDYVHSRLSFGYGYARATRTAAQAHEERVGVCRDFAHLAIALCRCMNIPARYVNGYLGDIGVPVDPAPMDFSAWLEVFLDGKWYTFDPRHNIPRIGRVVIARGRDATDVPLLHSFGQHQLKLFKVWTYEQERNLFSPPHHSVDRTVNAQMLA from the coding sequence ATGCTGATCAGGCTCGGCTATGAAATCGCTATCGAATGTGTCGCGGCCACGCCGATCATCTCGCTGCTCGAAATCCATAGGGAGCGCCAAGCCGACATCAAGCGGCAGACCCGCGTGCTGACCTCGCCTTCGGTGCCGACCAGGGTCTACCAAGACCGCCACGGCAACGGCTGCCGGCGGTTTACTGCCCCGGCAGGCGGTTTTCGCATCCTCTACGACGCGGTCATCGAGGATAGCGGCGAGCCGGACGAGGTCAACACCCTGGCCAGGGAAACCCCGGTGGCGGAACTGCCCGACGACGTGCTGGTCTATCTTCTCGGCAGCCGCTACTGCGAGACCGACCATCTCAGCGAACTTGCCTGGCGACGGTTCGGCCATTTGCCGCCGGGCTGGGCGCGGGCGCAGGCGATCGTCGACTACGTCCACAGCCGGCTGTCCTTCGGCTACGGCTATGCGCGCGCCACCCGCACGGCGGCCCAGGCGCATGAGGAGCGCGTCGGCGTCTGCCGCGACTTCGCGCATCTGGCGATCGCGCTCTGCCGTTGCATGAACATCCCCGCTCGCTACGTGAACGGTTATCTCGGCGACATCGGCGTGCCCGTCGATCCGGCGCCGATGGATTTCTCGGCCTGGCTTGAAGTGTTCCTCGACGGCAAATGGTACACGTTCGATCCCCGCCACAATATCCCCAGGATCGGCCGCGTCGTCATCGCGCGCGGCCGCGACGCCACCGACGTGCCGCTGCTGCACAGTTTCGGCCAGCATCAGCTCAAGCTGTTCAAGGTCTGGACCTATGAGCAGGAGCGCAATCTGTTCAGCCCGCCCCATCACAGCGTCGACAGGACGGTCAACGCGCAGATGCTGGCATAG
- a CDS encoding pilus assembly protein TadG-related protein, with translation MRRFAGLVQGAGGFARDHGGNFAILFGAAASVLALGVGFGVNIAQIYNAKSGLQGVVDAAVTSTARDITTGVIKEADANKSVQAFLDANSEAGILQADQIVLDKLTVDKTAKTVRVDAHVDVAFYFPLFSMGDSKRVAVSTTALYSDKTIEVAMMLDVTGSMAPDKRAKTNKIGDLQVAASDAVKDLLGQNRDPSNPRVRVSIVPYAEAVNTGGLAGTVFVETKTGPKVPPPIDAPVSASATSAPDKCATERKDKDGYADYSSDGPYTLRLDNKGKTYQAKVNRDYRMKVCPSAALVPLTADEAKLLTAIDDFSAAGVTAGGIAAQWGYYMLSPAWRSAIADAGLGAGPANFDTRKVAKIAILMTDGQFNTAFAGGRGAPKSQDAGQMSRGNAESICANMKRDGIEIFTIGFDLNDPSMTATERDQAKTLLKDCSTADTSSLKHYYEAANGPELSDAFGKITENIEKLTINR, from the coding sequence ATGCGGCGTTTTGCAGGTCTTGTTCAGGGAGCGGGCGGCTTTGCCAGGGATCACGGCGGAAATTTCGCCATCCTGTTCGGCGCCGCCGCATCGGTGCTGGCGCTCGGTGTCGGCTTCGGCGTCAACATCGCCCAGATCTACAATGCCAAATCGGGCCTGCAGGGCGTGGTCGACGCGGCCGTCACCTCGACGGCGCGGGATATCACTACCGGCGTCATCAAGGAAGCCGATGCCAACAAGTCGGTGCAGGCCTTCCTCGACGCCAACAGTGAGGCCGGCATCCTGCAGGCAGACCAGATCGTCCTCGACAAATTGACGGTCGACAAGACGGCAAAGACCGTCCGAGTGGACGCGCATGTCGATGTCGCCTTCTACTTCCCGCTGTTCAGCATGGGCGACAGCAAGCGCGTTGCCGTCTCCACCACCGCGCTTTATTCCGACAAGACCATCGAGGTGGCGATGATGCTCGACGTCACCGGATCGATGGCCCCCGACAAGCGCGCCAAGACCAACAAGATCGGCGACCTGCAGGTCGCCGCTTCGGATGCGGTCAAGGATCTGCTCGGTCAAAACCGCGACCCCAGCAATCCGCGTGTGCGGGTGTCGATCGTCCCTTATGCCGAGGCCGTCAACACGGGCGGCCTGGCCGGCACCGTGTTCGTCGAGACAAAGACCGGGCCGAAGGTTCCGCCGCCGATCGACGCGCCTGTATCGGCGTCGGCGACGTCGGCGCCGGACAAATGCGCGACCGAGCGCAAGGACAAGGACGGCTATGCCGACTATTCGTCCGACGGACCCTACACGCTGCGCCTCGACAACAAGGGCAAGACCTACCAGGCCAAGGTCAACCGCGACTATCGCATGAAAGTGTGTCCCTCGGCGGCCCTCGTTCCGCTGACGGCCGATGAAGCCAAGCTGCTCACCGCCATTGATGATTTCAGCGCCGCGGGCGTCACGGCCGGCGGGATCGCCGCGCAGTGGGGCTACTACATGCTGTCCCCGGCGTGGCGCTCGGCGATTGCCGACGCTGGCCTCGGCGCCGGTCCCGCCAATTTCGACACCAGGAAGGTCGCCAAGATCGCCATCCTGATGACAGACGGCCAGTTCAACACCGCTTTCGCCGGCGGGCGTGGCGCACCCAAATCACAGGACGCGGGTCAGATGTCGCGCGGCAACGCCGAAAGCATCTGCGCCAACATGAAGCGCGACGGCATCGAGATCTTCACTATCGGCTTCGATCTCAACGACCCGTCGATGACGGCGACGGAGCGGGACCAGGCAAAGACCCTGCTCAAGGATTGCTCCACGGCGGATACATCGTCGCTCAAGCACTATTATGAGGCGGCGAACGGTCCGGAGCTGTCAGACGCCTTCGGCAAGATCACCGAGAATATCGAGAAGCTCACGATCAATCGCTGA
- a CDS encoding MOSC domain-containing protein has translation MADAAALGKVSQLWRYPASSLAGERQDAIEVGSRTVDGDRLFGLVDAENDEIARPDREAKWHKVPLIRTRLSNARELEVAVPGGGWLAAPGAESDRAISAFLGFGASIRPFHQEDAAPDYAGPLTAERYVKTPIHLLTTASLARLKTLHPEGAADPRRFRPNIVVDIEPVEGSFPETEWIGRKLAIGDLLLTVSEPCRRCGFTIIAQDGFDNDPGILRNLVRHNAHNLGVYCTVDQPARIEIGAPMRFV, from the coding sequence ATGGCCGACGCGGCGGCACTGGGCAAGGTCAGCCAGCTCTGGCGCTATCCGGCGAGCTCGCTCGCCGGCGAGCGCCAGGACGCGATCGAGGTTGGGAGCCGGACCGTCGACGGCGATCGCCTGTTCGGCCTGGTCGATGCCGAAAACGACGAGATCGCCCGGCCCGACCGGGAGGCGAAATGGCACAAGGTGCCGCTGATCCGCACCCGGCTTTCGAACGCCCGCGAACTGGAAGTCGCCGTTCCCGGCGGCGGCTGGCTGGCGGCGCCCGGCGCCGAAAGCGACCGCGCCATCTCCGCCTTTCTCGGTTTCGGGGCTTCGATCCGGCCATTCCACCAGGAAGATGCGGCGCCGGATTATGCCGGCCCGTTGACCGCGGAACGCTACGTCAAGACGCCGATCCATCTCCTGACCACCGCCTCGCTCGCCCGGCTCAAGACGCTGCATCCGGAAGGGGCGGCCGACCCCCGCCGCTTCCGTCCCAACATCGTCGTCGACATCGAGCCGGTCGAAGGTTCGTTTCCCGAAACCGAATGGATCGGCCGCAAGCTTGCGATCGGCGACCTGTTGCTGACCGTTTCGGAGCCGTGCCGGCGCTGCGGCTTCACCATCATCGCCCAGGACGGCTTTGACAACGACCCCGGCATCCTGCGCAACCTGGTGCGCCACAACGCCCACAATCTCGGCGTCTACTGCACCGTCGACCAGCCGGCGCGGATCGAAATCGGCGCGCCGATGCGCTTCGTTTAG
- the acs gene encoding acetate--CoA ligase — MSEVHVHRVQPAWKKNALIDNDTYLKWYADSVTSPDKFWGKHGKRIDWFKPFTKVKNTSFNGKVSIKWFEDGLTNVSYNCIDRHLKKRGNQTAIIWEGDNPYDDKKITYNELYEHVCRLANVMKKHGVKKGDRVTIYMPMIPEAAYAMLACTRIGAIHSIVFGGFSPDALAGRIVDCESTFVITADEGLRGGKTIPLKENTDKAIDIAAKNFVMVNKVVVVRRTGGKVGWAPGRDVWYHDEVASVKPDCKPEKMKAEDPLFILYTSGSTGKPKGVLHTTAGYLVYASMTHQYVFDYHDGDIYWCTADVGWVTGHSYIVYGPLANGATTLMFEGVPNYPSQSRFWDVIDKHKVNIFYTAPTALRALMGAGDAHVTKTSRKSLRVLGSVGEPINPEAWEWYFNVVGNGKVPIVDTWWQTETGGILITPLPGATNLKAGSATRPFFGVKPQLVDGDGKIIDGAADGNLCITDSWPGQMRTVYGDHDRFVQTYFSTYKGKYFTGDGCRRDEDGYYWITGRVDDVINVSGHRMGTAEVESALVSHDKVSEAAVVGYPHDIKGQGIYCYVTLMAGAAASDGLRKELVDHVRKEIGAIATPDKIQFAPGLPKTRSGKIMRRILRKIAEDDFGALGDTSTLADPAVVDDLVANRQNKRS; from the coding sequence ATGTCCGAGGTTCATGTCCACCGCGTCCAGCCGGCGTGGAAGAAGAACGCGCTGATCGACAACGACACCTATCTCAAATGGTACGCCGACAGTGTGACGTCACCGGACAAGTTCTGGGGCAAGCACGGCAAGCGCATCGACTGGTTCAAGCCCTTCACCAAGGTCAAGAACACCTCCTTCAACGGCAAGGTCTCGATCAAATGGTTCGAGGACGGACTGACCAACGTCTCGTACAACTGCATCGACCGGCATCTGAAGAAACGCGGCAACCAGACCGCCATCATCTGGGAAGGCGACAATCCTTACGATGACAAGAAGATCACCTACAACGAGCTTTACGAGCATGTCTGCCGGCTCGCCAATGTGATGAAGAAGCACGGCGTCAAGAAGGGCGACCGCGTCACCATCTACATGCCGATGATCCCCGAAGCGGCCTACGCGATGCTCGCCTGCACGCGCATCGGCGCCATCCATTCGATCGTCTTCGGCGGCTTTTCGCCCGACGCGCTGGCCGGGCGCATCGTGGACTGCGAATCGACCTTCGTCATCACCGCCGATGAAGGCCTGCGCGGCGGCAAGACCATTCCGCTGAAGGAGAACACCGACAAGGCGATCGATATCGCCGCCAAGAATTTCGTGATGGTCAACAAGGTCGTCGTCGTGCGCCGCACCGGCGGCAAGGTCGGCTGGGCGCCGGGGCGCGACGTCTGGTACCATGACGAAGTCGCTTCGGTGAAACCTGATTGCAAGCCGGAGAAGATGAAGGCGGAGGATCCGCTGTTCATCCTCTACACCTCCGGCTCGACCGGCAAGCCGAAGGGCGTGCTGCACACCACCGCCGGCTATCTCGTCTACGCCTCGATGACCCACCAATATGTCTTCGACTACCATGACGGCGACATCTACTGGTGCACCGCAGATGTCGGCTGGGTGACCGGCCACAGCTACATCGTCTACGGGCCGCTCGCCAACGGCGCCACCACGCTGATGTTCGAGGGCGTGCCGAACTACCCCTCGCAATCGCGCTTCTGGGACGTCATCGACAAGCACAAGGTCAACATCTTCTACACCGCGCCGACGGCGCTGCGCGCCCTGATGGGCGCCGGCGATGCCCATGTGACGAAGACCTCGCGCAAGTCGCTGCGCGTGCTGGGCTCGGTCGGCGAGCCGATCAATCCGGAAGCCTGGGAGTGGTATTTCAACGTCGTCGGCAACGGCAAGGTGCCGATCGTCGACACCTGGTGGCAGACCGAGACCGGCGGCATCCTGATCACGCCGCTGCCCGGCGCCACCAACCTCAAGGCAGGATCGGCGACGCGGCCGTTCTTCGGCGTCAAGCCGCAGCTGGTCGACGGGGACGGCAAGATCATCGACGGTGCCGCCGACGGCAATCTCTGCATCACCGATTCCTGGCCCGGCCAGATGCGCACCGTCTATGGCGATCACGATCGTTTCGTGCAGACCTATTTTTCCACCTACAAGGGCAAGTACTTCACCGGCGACGGCTGCCGCCGTGACGAAGACGGGTACTACTGGATCACCGGCCGCGTCGACGACGTCATCAACGTCTCCGGCCACCGCATGGGCACGGCCGAAGTCGAATCCGCGCTCGTCAGCCACGACAAGGTTTCCGAGGCCGCAGTCGTCGGTTACCCGCACGACATCAAGGGCCAGGGCATCTACTGCTATGTCACGCTGATGGCCGGCGCGGCTGCGAGCGACGGGCTGCGCAAGGAGCTTGTCGACCATGTCCGCAAGGAGATCGGCGCCATCGCCACGCCCGACAAGATCCAGTTCGCGCCGGGCCTGCCCAAGACCCGTTCGGGCAAGATCATGCGCCGCATCCTGCGCAAGATCGCCGAGGACGATTTCGGCGCGCTCGGCGACACCTCGACGCTGGCCGACCCGGCCGTCGTCGACGACCTGGTCGCCAACCGGCAAAACAAGAGGAGCTGA
- a CDS encoding usg protein, whose protein sequence is MHDHTEMDLMLRGYGLTTAKILYHFPDHPHLLQSYIWQDYDIAPKFPVLIRFIEFWKTKLDGPLHSVVYTHQKLIAPNEWRKVDGEFVLH, encoded by the coding sequence ATGCATGACCATACCGAAATGGACCTGATGCTCAGGGGATATGGCCTGACCACGGCCAAGATTCTCTATCACTTCCCTGACCACCCGCATTTGCTGCAGAGCTACATCTGGCAGGACTACGACATCGCGCCGAAGTTCCCGGTGCTGATCCGTTTCATCGAGTTCTGGAAGACCAAGCTCGACGGGCCGCTGCATTCGGTCGTCTATACGCACCAGAAGCTGATCGCGCCGAACGAGTGGCGCAAGGTGGATGGGGAGTTCGTGCTGCACTAG